The genomic window AGGTACCCATTGTATGGGGATATGCAATTCAGTCAAAGCAGACTTAAATGGTTTTGTATTCACTCAACGAAGCCTTTAAGTTCTTTAAGACTGAAAAATCCATGAAACAGGAACAGGTGTGGCCTGAATGTTTCCTGATGACCCAGGCTAGCagcagaagctttttttttaaatgatcaagtGATTGTGTAGtttgaaaaaaaacctgtaaacCATAAAAtcctcagtttaaatacagttaATTAACATTTGAGGGTGAAAGAAATTGAATAATGCAATAATTAGGAATTTCTGACTTTCACATTAGGGGCATATGGCATGTAGTAAATAATGAAGaggaaataaatttttaaaaactttggtGAGTCACATAATTTGTACAGattaaaacagacttttttcaacttttaacagtaaaattaaaatcaggGCCGCCCCGTCCTGTAGGCGAGGTACACACTGGGCGTTGGGTCCCGCCTTCCTCGAAAAGAGCCCCTCATTGGCTTAAAAACCACGCGGAGAAAGAGACACGGCACCCCAGTCTGCTACCGCAATCTCCACCACATGGTCTGTGATCACAATTTACGGTGTAAGATTGCAAAtatgtgactagaatgttcGTAACCGACCATCctaatgccgatgtaacaatcTCTGCCTTTAAGTGAAAACAGTGGAGTTTTCGAACACTTAGAACTTTgaaaaactttgaaaacaaagcattccaaaaagcctgcTCTTCTAAGGGTTAAGATGCACCCTTATTCACGGTGGCATATATGGACTCAGGTTATGTTGGAGGATCTGCTGCTAGTCCCAACATGTCATAGACTGTGTTCACCTCCAGGTGGCACTCTGGGTTTGCAGTGGTGACTGCGTCATGCATGGTTTCTACTGTGCTTATATTACTGTGCACCACACCCAGaccctacagacagacagatacagggACAGAACAGTTATCAATATCATTATAATCATTTGGGGCTTGAAGTGTATATGTATAAGTATATATTATACTATGTTTTCATGGTGGATATTTGTGCTTGCCTCgcttaattgctgcttgcagctatattttgtGATTGAAGTGTATTGAGAATTGGGTATGCGCACCAACTATCTATTCATAACTACAAGTCAGGAGAGTGCAATGgtccatttttaataaattactgGTCATGCAGTGTCAAAAAatcaaatgtataataaatgatTGTACATAGTAGTTGTATACGAAGCACTTGTTTTACATTGGACATTTTCATAATGCATTCATTGATAAGCAGATTGAAGTTGATAcgcagaaatgtaaaatatcttgGATGGTTTCATAGTACATTTAAGCTCACTGTCTTTTCTAAGTGTGAAGTTTGCATATGACGTCTGTAATGGTCATTCTCAGCTCTGTGATGCCGTGATGACATCTTTGCAGACACTGAAATGTGAACAGGAGCAGTTCAtcagccacagtgcagccacTGCAGCCTGTAACtgaaacacacttcctgtttgaagcttgtgggctaaaacaaaaaaaatatattccaaacTACAGCATAGCctcccattttaaaatcactcaccacacacacacaaacacacacatactgacacacacacattacattctAACTGCTACTGAGGAAGTTCCACAGATcactagctctctctctctcagactgaaaATGATCGTCCTGTTGGTGTCCACATTGCTCTTCTCAGGTACAGTGCACTTAAAACACATCAATTTGGaatatgtgtgtacataatAGGCCTCTTGCCTCTTATTTTGTGTGGTTCAAACCTCTTTGTCATCTTTTTCACCTGCAAAGCAACATTTGCTTACATCCTTTTGTTTTCAGTCTATAGGCACTTTTACTAGGTAGGCATTTTATACTTTGTAAACATACATGAGCAGGAATTGTTGGTGCTGGCCTTAATCCTCTTGTTGAAGTTGTGGGACATTCAGAAATTCGGTCAGCTCCAGGAGCTCAACAGGCTGCTCCAGTACTTACTCAGTGTTTGTGCATCCCGTGACCAGAGTCAACTGCTGGCATAAACGGTTTATGCGGCCATTTTGGGCCACAACTGGGGATCGGCCACACAACACAggtttcaaatgtttttattttatttcattgaaagtCGTTTAAATTGTGCAGTATTCAGAGGGCACGGatagtcaagtcaagtcaagtcgaagtttatttatatagcacatttgcAACAACCACAGTTGAACAAAGTGCTTGAAcagacttaaaaaaacaaaaacgaatataaaagttataaaaaaattagaataaaaggaaacaataaaCATGGTAATAAAAGAATTACACTGAAGATAAAAACAACGTGACAAGCTCAACTGAAATTGAATGCCAAcgagaagaggtgggtcttcagcagGGACTTAAAAGACTCTAGGGTCTGAGCAGTTCTTATATGAAAAGGTAGGCCGTTCCAGAGATTAGGGGCAGCTAGTGCAAAGGCTCGGTCACCTCTATTTTTGTGCCTGGATCTCGGAACATCCAAGAGTATCTGGTTGGCCGACCGTAGTGCTCTAACTGGAGTATGATGCCGCAAAAGTTCAAGGATAGCTGTTTTGATGCTATTGCTCTTGCGCCAATTCCCCGGTCTGTGAACACACTGACaaatccccatcccccccaatccccccacccccaccccttggTTCATGATGTCATGTCATGACAGCGCTGCATTTATAGATGGAAAGTTTGCCAAgttcattttgtacagctgAGTTTGTTCTTAACTTGAATGCCGTTTAACTTCGAATGCTGTTGAAAGATGTTGATGTGTAAAAGTACCCAGAAAGTGTACTGGATTTAATCACAGAAAACCTTTTATAAAAGTGCAATGATACCGTGTAAGACTGTTTGTATTTGATGATATAATGTGtgctatacagtatatctgcaggacatattttgtattaaagttgtaaaatgaacatttctctgttttttccagtttccagaTCTGAGGAGTCTCTGTTTGTGCGTAAGGGAAGCTCTGTTCGTCTGGGTGTGCAGGGATATGCAGACCTCCGGTTTAACACCCTTTCCTGGCGTTTCAATATCTCCACAGCCATACTAGAATACAATTATGAAGTTAAACATCTGATATTATTTAAATCTTATGAAACCAGGGCAAATTTTTATAAAGAGAACTTCACTCTGCTACTGAAGAAcatgcaggagagagacagtgggatcTACACAGCAGGGATATCTGATGAAGAAGGACAGCTGAGAGATGTTGCTTCCTACAGGCTCACAGTTCAAGGTAGAAATAACACActgttttacagtctctgtgtaCAATGCAATCATGAGGGTGCTAAAAAGATATGGGTGGAGAATACATCAGtactaatgcatttaaataatgctgTCATTCTGTAGATGAATGTGATTTCTGAGATTATCATGAGATTGTCATTTGATGATATTTCTCAGATTATTATAAGATTATATGGTTAAATTTGAGTATATGGGATTATTATTGCCAATTTAATGTATGAGATTATTATGAGACTATATGGTGCAATGTGTCACATCTTTGGCCCAGTGGattggttgttgttttgcagaggccccgcccacaccccagGTGGGAGTGGCGTTACTCTCCTCTGCTGGAGGGTTCTGTAACGTGTCAGTGAACTGCTCTGCTAAAGACACCTGGGCCAGCTACACCTGTGACCACGCCCACTGCACACAGGTAGAAAATACAACCTTGTCAACAGAAGTCTACATCATTGTCACGGCAACCAACGAGGCCATCTACTGCAGCAGCATTAACCGGGTCGACACAAAGACGCGATCAGAATCCACAAAGGACATCTGtaagtctgcctgtctgtttgtggaTAAAGTCTGAaagtctgtctgtgtctatatTTCTGTCTGacatgtttatatgtttgtcTGGCATCTGTGATTCTGTGAGTTGTTCATGTACATTTATGGCTGCAGGCAGTAGTGTTCGCCATGAGATGTTGTGGTGCTTATGTCTTGTaactttttctgtttgtatgtgagtgtgcatgtgtgtacttgtgtgtttgtgtgtaacagGAGTTGTCTCTGTGGGGCCCTGTGTgatgttctttattttctgtagGTGCTCCAGTAACACCATCTCCTGGCCTCTCGCTGTGTGCGCTAAAGTCAGTGCTGTTCTCCCTGGgtctggttgccatggtttcgGCTGTCATCGCAGTTAATGCCAGAGAgaggtgctgcaggtcagtcatgGTCATTCCTGTGTTTACATCTCTCATCAGCAGTGAGCTTGAATCTGACACACTCAGTGACCTCATTAATGAGCATacaaacagactcacacactctaccccatactcacacatactaccacacactcacaccctccaccacacactcacacactctacccctcactcacacactctaccccatactcacacatactaccacacactcacaccctccaccacacactcacacactctacccctcactcacacactctaccacacactcactcactctccctcacactcacacactccaccacacactcacacactctacccctcactcacacactctaccacacactcactcactctacctcacactcacacactctaccccatactcacacactctacctcacactcacacactctaccccatactcacacacactaacacatactcacaccctccaccacacactcacacacactaacacatactcacaccct from Anguilla anguilla isolate fAngAng1 chromosome 8, fAngAng1.pri, whole genome shotgun sequence includes these protein-coding regions:
- the LOC118232809 gene encoding uncharacterized protein LOC118232809 — encoded protein: MIVLLVSTLLFSVSRSEESLFVRKGSSVRLGVQGYADLRFNTLSWRFNISTAILEYNYEVKHLILFKSYETRANFYKENFTLLLKNMQERDSGIYTAGISDEEGQLRDVASYRLTVQEAPPTPQVGVALLSSAGGFCNVSVNCSAKDTWASYTCDHAHCTQVENTTLSTEVYIIVTATNEAIYCSSINRVDTKTRSESTKDICAPVTPSPGLSLCALKSVLFSLGLVAMVSAVIAVNARERCCRDQ